From Micromonas commoda chromosome 15, complete sequence, one genomic window encodes:
- a CDS encoding hypothetical protein (conserved uncharacterized DUF1168 containing protein), whose amino-acid sequence MSRRGDAGPAANVAKVVTLESTQRQVAVYNPSDPNEGKTGDPVKDLEAKLNYITEAVPINPQNIQGSTAGAGSGEFHLYRQARRREQMRIAAMEREDNANVAKAQFDARQAEREREAEERTAKNRNKRKAKKERQRAAKAAKKEGDANGDGGADDAGPGPGAAAAEDDDDKADDQFEELD is encoded by the exons AtgtcgcgtcgcggagacgCCGGCCCCGCGGCCAACGTCGCGAAGGTCGTCACGCTCGAGAGCACCCAGCGGCAGGTCGCCGTCTACAACCCGAGCGATCCCAACGAG GGTAAGACGGGTGACCCGGTGAAGGACCTTGAGGCGAAGCTCAACTACATCACCGAGGCTGTGCCGATCAACCCCCAGAACATACAGGGCagcaccgccggcgcgggatcCGGAGAGTTCCACCTGTACAGGCAGGCTCGGCGCAGGGAGCAGATGCGaatcgcggcgatggagcgcgaggacAACGCCAACGTAGCCAAGGCGCAGTTCGACGCGAGGCaggctgagcgcgagcgggaggcggaggagcgaaCCGCCAAGAACCGAAACAAGCgaaaggcgaagaaggagcgcCAGAgggcggccaaggctgcgaaaAAGGAaggggacgcgaacggggacgggggtgccgacgacgcgggtcccggaccaggggcggcggcggcggaggacgacgacgacaaggcgGACGATCAGTTCGAGGAGCTGGACTGA
- a CDS encoding predicted protein, translating into MSTRFAARGVRGGNVRARALAQRIIAAAGDNGPEALNKDAKRRQMEMTPKGDDTPEQILRVSRGTSFEGLKAARRVALEQANAPGFDGDAEQRIGKINWAFDALVEESRAFFANAVEAKPDDADARYRMGNFYQTIEKFGEAEECYRRAIDLDPRHLDSCNNLAMILQAKGDEKSVDEAEAYYLRCVEIDDRCVDAMFNWATLKLHCRKDPDACRVLINQIVVIEPELKDHKLVKLLRGEEDA; encoded by the coding sequence ATGTCcacgcgcttcgccgcgcgcggcgtccgcggcggcaacgTCCGCGCCAGAgcgctcgcgcagcgcatcatcgcggcggctggcgaCAACGGCCCGGAGGCGCTCAACAAGGATGCCAAGCGGCGGCAGATGGAGATGACGCCCAAGGGCGACGACACCCCGGAGCAGATCCTTCGAGTGAGCCGTGGAACGTCGTTCGAGGGgctcaaggcggcgcgcagggTGGCGCTGGAGCAGGCCAACGCGCCGGgtttcgacggcgacgccgagcagaGGATCGGGAAGATCAACTgggcgttcgacgcgctcgtcgaggagagccgcgcgttcttcgcgaacgcggtggaggccaagcccgacgacgccgacgcgcggtaCAGGATGGGGAACTTCTACCAGACGATCGAGAAGttcggcgaggcggaggaatGCTACAGGCGGGCGATCGACCTCGACCCGAGGCATCTGGATTCGTGCAACAACCTCGCGATGATACTGCAGGCTAAGGGCGACGAGAagagcgtcgacgaggctgaggcgtACTACCTCAGGTGCGTGGAGATCGACGACAGGTGCGTGGACGCCATGTTCAACTGGGCCACCCTGAAGCTCCACTGCAGGAAGGACCCGGACGCGTGCAGGGTGTTGATCAACCAGATTGTCGTCATCGAGCCGGAACTGAAAGACCACAAGTTGGTCAagctgctccgcggcgaagaggacgCGTGA
- a CDS encoding predicted protein, translating to MPAIWNVSGPLPDVDVEVGVTEDASSKGTKRKRAPPTKGPCEHGVKPRSKCKVCSACPHGKRRSECKECGGSQICEHGRRRTQCKECGGSQICEHGRVRSTCKECGGSGLCEHGRERSRCKECGGPGICEHGRVRSRCKECGGSQICEHGRQRSKCKECGGGSICEHGRIRSTCKECGGSQICEHGRERSKCKECGGGAICEHGRIRSTCKECGGGAICEHGRERHRCKECGGSGICEHGRRRSQCKECGGSAICEHGRHRQYCKECGGGSICEHGRIRSTCKECGGGAICEHGRQRHRCKECGGASFCEHGRQRSRCKECGGSGICEHGRRRSTCKECRAAN from the coding sequence ATGCCAGCGATTTGGAACGTGAGTGGGCCGCTCCCGGATgtggacgtcgaggtcggggtgacggaggacgcgtcgagcaaggggacgaagcggaagagagcccctcccacgaaggggccatgcgagcacggggtgaagccCCGGTCGAAgtgcaaggtgtgcagcgcttgtccgcacgggaagAGGCGCTctgagtgcaaggagtgtggcgggtctcaaatctgcgagcacggtcgtcggcgcacacagtgcaaggagtgcggtgggtctcaaatctgcgagcacggtcgtgtacgctctacgtgcaaggagtgcggtgggtctggactctgcgagcacggtcgtgagcgctctcggtgcaaggagtgtggTGGGcctggaatctgcgagcacggtcgtgtacgctctcggtgcaaggagtgcggtgggtctcaaatctgcgagcacggtcgtcagcgctctaagtgcaaggagtgtggtgggggctcaatctgcgagcacggtcgtatacgctctacgtgcaaggagtgcggtgggtctcaaatctgcgagcacggtcgtgagcgctctaagtgcaaagagtgcggtgggggcgcaatctgcgagcacggtcgtatacgctctacgtgcaaggagtgcggtgggggcgcaatctgcgagcacggtcgtgagcgccataggtgcaaggagtgcggtggatctggaatctgcgagcacggtcgtcgccgctctcagtgcaaggagtgcggtgggtctgcaatctgcgagcacggccgtcaccgccaatactgcaaggagtgcggtgggggctcaatctgcgagcacggtcgtatacgctctacgtgcaaggagtgcggtgggggcgcaatctgcgagcacggtcgtcagcgccataggtgcaaggagtgcggcggggcctcattctgcgagcacggtcgtcagcgctctcgttgcaaggagtgcggtgggtctggaatctgcgagcacggtcgtcgccgctctacgtgcaaggagtgtcGCGCCGCGAATTAA